In Canis lupus dingo isolate Sandy chromosome 25, ASM325472v2, whole genome shotgun sequence, one genomic interval encodes:
- the NEIL2 gene encoding endonuclease 8-like 2: protein MPEGPSVRKFHHLVSPFVGQQVVKTGGSSKKLNPASFQFLWLQDAQVHGKKLFLRFDPDEELGSLGNVSLPEPLQKGEREEEDQDQKQALRPSSQNISNEPSQPLELVIPSGDSGLECLQGDTSAGGGAERWLQVSFGLFGSIWVNEFSRAKKANKRGDWRDPIPRLVLYLSGGSFLAFYNCQMSWRSSALVQPTSDILSEKFHRGQALEALGREQPVCYTLLDQRYFSGLGNIIKNEALYRAGIHPLSLGSLLSPRHLEALVDHVVEFSADWLQGKFQGKQQHTQIYQKEQCPFGHPVMKDAFGPPGGFQRLTWWCPQCQPRLPPNEQEQAQHS, encoded by the exons ATGCCGGAAGGACCATCTGTGAGGAAGTTTCACCACTTGGTCTCCCCTTTTGTGGGGCAGCAGGTGGTCAAGACAGGGGGCAGCAGTAAGAAGCTGAACCCTGCCAGCTTTCAGTTCCTATGGCTCCAGGATGCCCAG gtccatggaaaaaaattattccttagaTTTGATCCAGATGAAGAACTTGGGTCCCTTGGCAATGTCTCACTGCCTGAGCCTCTacaaaaaggagagagggaggaagaggaccaGGACCAAAAGCAGGCCTTGAGGCCCAGCAGCCAGAACATCTCTAACGAGCCCTCTCAGCCCCTGGAGCTTGTCATTCCCAGTGGAGACAGTGGTTTGGAGTGTTTGCAGGGAGACACTTCTGCTGGAGGAGGTGCTGAGAGGTGGCTGCAGGTCAGCTTCGGCTTATTTGGCAGCATTTGGGTGAACGAGTTCTCCAgagcaaagaaagcaaacaagAGGGGTGACTGGCGGGACCCCATTCCGAG gttGGTCTTGTACCTTAGCGGTGGCAGCTTCCTGGCATTTTATAATTGTCAGATGTCCTGGAGATCTTCGGCCTTGGTCCAACCCACCTCTGACATCTTGTCTGAAAAGTTCCATCGAGGACAAGCCTTGGAAGCCCTGGGACGGGAGCAGCCTGTCTGCTATACACTATTGGACCAAAGATACTTCTCAGGCTTAG GGAACATCATTAAGAATGAAGCCTTGTACAGAGCCGGGATCCATCCCCTTTCTCTTGGTTCACTCCTCAGTCCTCGGCATCTTGAGGCCCTCGTGGATCACGTGGTGGAGTTCAGTGCAGACTGGCTTCAGGGCAAGTTCCAGGGCAAACAGCAGCACACGCAGATCTACCAGAAAGAGCAGTGTCCCTTCGGGCACCCGGTCATGAAAGACGCATTCGGGCCTCCAGGTGGTTTCCAGAGGCTGACCTGGTGGTGCCCTCAGTGCCAGCCCAGGCTGCCACCCAACGAGCAAGAGCAGGCCCAGCACTCCTAG